In a single window of the Pontibacter russatus genome:
- a CDS encoding YheT family hydrolase — translation MPLLPSSHKAPFYLFNGHLQTIVPSLFRQVAGVQYQRERVVTPDEDFIDIDWSAVGSDALLILSHGLEGDTARPYIMGMVKAFNGQGVDALAWNYRSCSGEPNKLLRSYHLGASDDLDFVVHHALRQNRYSHIYLTGFSAGGNITLKYLGENPEQVPPQVRRAAVFSTPVDLKGSAQKISKVYTRRFMKSLKLKLEQKKKLYADEVNLSDYNVLWSFPEFDNRYTAPLHSFRDAEDYYARVSSRQFIRNIKIPTLLVNAKNDPFLSAGCYPVQEANDNPKFYLEMPEQGGHVGFAEDFRGDSYYSEKRAVMFLLEGK, via the coding sequence ATGCCCCTTCTTCCGTCCAGCCATAAAGCGCCCTTTTACCTGTTCAACGGCCACCTGCAGACCATCGTGCCCAGCCTGTTCAGGCAGGTGGCGGGTGTGCAGTACCAGCGGGAGCGCGTGGTGACGCCCGACGAGGACTTCATTGACATAGACTGGTCGGCGGTGGGGTCTGATGCGCTCCTCATCCTGTCGCACGGGCTGGAGGGCGACACGGCCAGGCCATACATCATGGGCATGGTAAAAGCCTTCAACGGGCAGGGGGTGGATGCGCTGGCCTGGAACTACCGCAGCTGCAGTGGCGAGCCCAACAAACTGCTCCGCTCATACCACCTCGGCGCCTCCGACGACCTTGACTTTGTGGTGCACCACGCGCTGCGGCAAAACAGGTATAGCCATATATACCTGACCGGCTTCAGTGCGGGCGGCAACATCACGCTTAAATACCTGGGCGAAAATCCGGAGCAGGTGCCGCCGCAGGTAAGGCGCGCCGCCGTGTTCTCCACCCCCGTGGACCTGAAAGGCTCGGCGCAGAAAATCTCAAAGGTCTATACCCGGCGTTTTATGAAATCGCTGAAGCTGAAGCTGGAGCAGAAGAAGAAACTATATGCCGACGAGGTGAACCTGAGCGATTATAACGTGCTGTGGTCGTTTCCTGAGTTTGACAACCGGTATACGGCACCGCTTCATAGTTTCAGAGACGCCGAGGATTACTACGCCCGCGTCAGCTCCAGGCAATTTATCCGGAACATTAAAATTCCGACGCTGCTCGTGAACGCAAAGAACGATCCCTTTCTGTCGGCGGGGTGCTACCCGGTGCAGGAAGCGAACGACAACCCCAAATTTTATCTGGAGATGCCCGAACAGGGCGGCCACGTCGGTTTTGCCGAAGACTTCAGGGGAGACAGCTATTACTCCGAGAAGCGGGCTGTGATGTTTTTACTGGAGGGAAAGTAG
- the rsmG gene encoding 16S rRNA (guanine(527)-N(7))-methyltransferase RsmG produces MTAIRTLLSGYFPELTEDQLQKYEHMRELYGEWNQKINVISRKDMDELGLHHILHSLGLAKVVQFPAHTAVLDVGTGGGLPGLPLAVMFPEVKFHLVDSIGKKIHVVEEIARELHLQNVTAAQVRAEQVREKFDFVVSRAVTRLANFYPWVMNSFKKSNLPTKGIYYLKGGELAEEIAESGLIAQVYELKDYFSEEFFETKKVVYVPMK; encoded by the coding sequence ATGACCGCCATCCGCACCTTGTTGTCGGGATATTTCCCGGAGCTGACAGAAGACCAACTGCAGAAGTATGAACACATGCGCGAGCTGTACGGGGAGTGGAACCAGAAGATAAACGTGATTTCGCGAAAGGACATGGACGAACTGGGCCTGCACCACATCCTGCACTCGCTGGGCCTCGCCAAAGTTGTTCAGTTTCCGGCGCACACTGCGGTGCTGGACGTAGGCACAGGCGGCGGTTTGCCGGGCCTGCCGCTGGCGGTCATGTTCCCGGAGGTGAAGTTCCACCTCGTGGACTCCATCGGCAAAAAGATACACGTGGTGGAGGAGATAGCCCGCGAGCTGCACCTGCAGAACGTGACAGCCGCGCAGGTGCGGGCCGAGCAGGTGCGCGAGAAGTTCGACTTTGTAGTGAGCCGCGCCGTCACCCGCCTCGCCAACTTCTACCCCTGGGTCATGAACAGCTTCAAGAAATCAAACCTGCCCACCAAAGGCATCTACTACCTCAAAGGCGGCGAATTAGCGGAGGAGATAGCAGAGTCGGGCCTTATTGCCCAGGTATATGAACTGAAGGATTATTTCAGCGAAGAGTTTTTCGAGACAAAAAAGGTGGTATACGTGCCGATGAAGTAA
- a CDS encoding RNA polymerase sigma factor produces the protein MEVNKQFSAKAKHDFKLIQAAVEDNDEKAYAELMSIYKKPVYHVVLKMVRNADDAEDLTIEAFAKAFRNLHKFNPEYAFSTWLFRIATNNCIDFIRKNRIKTMSIDSAIKIDNGDEITIDFKDKNLNPQEEAIKNQKIEIMQYVVAKLPDKYQRLVTLRYFNELSYEEIATELNAPLGTVKAQLHRARELLFDMVKNKKHLI, from the coding sequence ATGGAAGTAAACAAACAATTCTCTGCGAAAGCAAAGCACGACTTCAAACTTATTCAGGCCGCAGTAGAGGACAACGACGAGAAAGCGTATGCCGAGCTGATGAGCATTTATAAGAAGCCCGTGTACCACGTGGTGCTGAAGATGGTGCGCAACGCCGACGACGCAGAGGACCTGACGATAGAGGCCTTCGCGAAGGCTTTCCGCAACCTGCACAAGTTTAACCCGGAGTACGCCTTCAGTACCTGGCTGTTCCGCATTGCCACCAACAACTGCATCGACTTCATCCGCAAGAACAGGATCAAAACCATGTCGATCGACTCTGCCATCAAGATTGACAATGGCGACGAGATCACGATCGACTTCAAAGACAAGAACCTGAACCCGCAGGAAGAGGCGATCAAGAACCAGAAAATAGAGATTATGCAGTACGTGGTGGCCAAGCTGCCCGACAAATACCAACGCCTCGTGACGCTGCGCTACTTCAACGAGCTGAGCTACGAGGAGATTGCGACAGAACTGAACGCGCCGCTTGGCACCGTGAAAGCACAACTGCACCGCGCCCGCGAACTGCTCTTCGACATGGTGAAAAACAAAAAGCACCTGATATGA
- a CDS encoding glycosyltransferase: protein MISTILLALLALCVLVQLYYSLYYFLPLARYKDPVAEAVWPVSVVVAAHNEQENLMALLPLLLDQEYPEFEIILVNDRSEDDTEFYTYELERQFRNFRVVTVKKTPDYLNPKKYALALGIRAANYEHVLLTDADCRPCSLNWIKKMQSGYKKGADVVLGYSPYAQSEGFLNHLVRYETLLTGIQYLSHANRGKAYMGVGRNLSYTKACFFKNKGFASHIKTTGGDDDLFVRDAANNSDISIVIDKEGQTVSVPKKTFREWMVQKRRHMSVGGQYSASDRRRIGIFVVSNILFYIISIVVLVLSSHLAILGALVAVRYLSVFPVYVLAARRLGDTISLLMLPLLDVVYFLNYMFLGISVLLYKKIRWK, encoded by the coding sequence TTGATTTCAACGATCCTGCTGGCGCTGCTGGCGTTGTGTGTGCTGGTGCAACTTTACTACAGCCTCTACTATTTCCTGCCCCTCGCCCGGTACAAAGACCCTGTGGCCGAGGCGGTGTGGCCGGTGTCGGTGGTGGTGGCGGCGCACAACGAGCAGGAGAACCTGATGGCGCTGCTGCCCCTGCTGCTGGACCAGGAATACCCGGAGTTTGAAATAATTCTGGTGAACGACCGTTCTGAAGACGACACCGAGTTTTATACCTATGAGTTAGAGCGGCAGTTCCGGAACTTCCGGGTGGTGACGGTGAAGAAGACGCCGGATTACCTCAACCCGAAAAAATATGCGCTGGCACTCGGTATCCGGGCGGCTAACTATGAGCACGTGCTGCTGACCGACGCCGACTGCCGGCCGTGCAGCCTGAACTGGATAAAGAAAATGCAGAGCGGCTATAAAAAAGGCGCAGACGTGGTACTGGGCTACTCGCCATATGCACAATCAGAAGGTTTTCTAAATCACCTGGTGCGATATGAAACCTTGCTTACCGGAATTCAGTATCTGTCTCATGCAAACAGGGGTAAAGCCTATATGGGCGTTGGCCGAAACTTATCTTATACCAAAGCGTGTTTCTTTAAAAACAAAGGGTTTGCATCTCATATCAAAACAACAGGCGGCGACGATGATCTCTTTGTTCGGGACGCCGCAAACAATAGTGACATAAGCATTGTTATCGACAAGGAAGGGCAGACGGTCAGCGTTCCTAAGAAGACGTTCCGGGAGTGGATGGTGCAGAAACGCAGGCATATGTCCGTCGGAGGCCAGTACAGCGCGTCAGATAGAAGAAGAATCGGAATTTTTGTAGTATCCAATATACTCTTTTACATCATTTCCATTGTTGTTCTTGTCCTTAGTAGCCATTTGGCTATCTTGGGTGCGCTTGTCGCCGTTCGGTACCTGTCGGTTTTCCCGGTATATGTGCTGGCCGCCCGCAGACTCGGAGACACGATATCCTTGTTGATGTTACCGCTGCTTGATGTGGTTTACTTTTTAAACTACATGTTTCTTGGGATATCTGTACTACTGTATAAAAAAATCAGATGGAAGTAA
- the tgt gene encoding tRNA guanosine(34) transglycosylase Tgt, giving the protein MQFNLLATDAQSKARAGVVQTDHGPIETPIFMPVGTAGTVKAVHQRELKEDVKAEIILGNTYHLYLRPGLEVLENAGGLHKFNGWERPILTDSGGYQVFSLAGTRKIKEEGVKFRSHIDGSALDFTPENVMDTQRTIGADIVMAFDECTPYPCDYIYAKNSMERTHRWLQRCVDRFDSTEPKYGHSQTLFPIVQGSTYKDLRVQSAETIASFGREGNAIGGLSVGEPAEMMYEMTALVCDILPQDKPRYLMGVGTPANILENIALGVDMFDCVLPTRNARNGMLFTTQGIVNIRNVRWANDHSPIDAELGGYASTFYSKAYLRHLVHAGEMLGAQIASVHNLTFYLWLVKQARQQILNGTFRAWKDLMVKKLMTRL; this is encoded by the coding sequence ATGCAGTTTAACCTCCTAGCAACAGACGCCCAATCTAAAGCCCGCGCCGGTGTGGTCCAAACCGACCACGGCCCCATCGAAACGCCCATTTTCATGCCGGTGGGCACGGCCGGAACGGTGAAAGCAGTACACCAGCGCGAGCTGAAGGAAGACGTGAAGGCGGAGATCATCCTGGGCAACACCTACCACCTGTACCTGCGCCCTGGCCTGGAGGTGCTGGAAAATGCCGGAGGGCTGCACAAGTTCAACGGCTGGGAGCGGCCTATCCTCACCGACAGCGGCGGCTATCAGGTTTTCTCATTGGCGGGCACCCGCAAAATAAAGGAGGAGGGCGTGAAGTTCCGTTCGCATATAGACGGCTCTGCGCTTGATTTCACCCCGGAGAATGTGATGGACACGCAGCGCACCATCGGGGCCGACATCGTGATGGCCTTCGACGAGTGCACTCCCTATCCCTGCGATTATATATACGCCAAAAACTCAATGGAGCGCACGCACCGCTGGCTGCAGCGCTGCGTGGACCGCTTCGACAGCACCGAGCCGAAGTACGGCCACAGCCAGACGCTCTTCCCGATTGTGCAGGGCAGCACCTATAAAGACCTGCGGGTACAGTCGGCGGAGACAATTGCCAGCTTCGGGCGCGAGGGCAACGCCATCGGGGGCTTGTCGGTGGGCGAGCCGGCCGAGATGATGTACGAAATGACAGCGCTGGTGTGCGACATACTGCCGCAGGACAAGCCGCGTTACCTGATGGGTGTGGGCACGCCTGCCAACATACTGGAGAACATTGCGCTGGGCGTAGACATGTTCGACTGCGTGCTGCCAACGCGCAATGCCCGCAACGGCATGCTGTTTACCACGCAGGGCATCGTGAACATCCGCAACGTGCGCTGGGCCAACGACCACAGCCCGATAGATGCGGAACTGGGCGGCTACGCCAGCACGTTTTACAGCAAAGCGTACCTGCGCCACCTCGTACACGCCGGTGAGATGCTGGGCGCCCAGATAGCAAGCGTACACAACCTCACGTTCTACCTGTGGCTGGTGAAGCAAGCGCGCCAGCAAATACTGAATGGAACTTTCCGTGCCTGGAAAGACCTCATGGTGAAGAAACTAATGACTAGGCTCTAA
- a CDS encoding LptF/LptG family permease, translated as MKLLDKYILKKFLTTYVFAVLILVAVILVIDFTEKNDDFIKTNPSVGEIIFDYYFNLIPFYANMLSPITVFIATVFVTAKLASHTEIVAILSSGVSFRRLLVPYLMGSALIAGIIFVLIGWVIPNANKESVAFQIKYIKSPFTYDSRNIHIKIAPETYVYMESYNNTANIGYNFAIENIEGTRLKQKLTSNSISWNAEAEKWRIDNYTIRTFDGEEETIFKGTSLDTTLNMWPKDFESTYKLEQTMTLPQLSNYINEKRARGADDIEVYLIEKYERFSYPFAIIILTVIGVIMSARKARGGVGFQIALGFFLAFVFIIFVITSRSLAQVGDIAPQIAAWIPTVIFSGIGLLLYRYVPR; from the coding sequence TTGAAGCTCCTCGATAAATACATCTTAAAGAAGTTCCTGACCACCTACGTCTTCGCGGTGCTGATACTGGTGGCCGTTATCCTGGTGATTGATTTCACGGAGAAGAACGACGACTTCATCAAGACCAACCCCAGCGTAGGCGAGATTATCTTCGACTACTACTTCAACCTCATCCCGTTCTACGCCAACATGCTGAGCCCGATCACGGTGTTCATCGCCACGGTGTTCGTGACGGCCAAGCTGGCCTCGCACACCGAGATTGTGGCGATCCTGAGCAGCGGCGTGAGCTTCAGGAGGCTGCTGGTGCCCTACCTGATGGGTTCTGCGCTGATAGCGGGCATTATCTTTGTGCTGATCGGCTGGGTGATCCCGAACGCCAACAAAGAGAGTGTGGCCTTTCAGATCAAGTACATCAAAAGCCCCTTTACCTACGACAGCCGCAACATCCATATAAAAATTGCGCCGGAGACGTACGTGTACATGGAGAGCTACAACAACACGGCAAACATTGGCTACAATTTCGCGATAGAGAACATCGAGGGCACCAGGCTGAAGCAGAAACTCACCTCCAACAGCATCAGCTGGAATGCCGAGGCAGAAAAGTGGCGCATCGACAACTACACCATCCGCACCTTCGACGGCGAGGAGGAAACTATCTTCAAAGGCACCTCGCTCGACACTACCCTAAACATGTGGCCAAAGGACTTCGAAAGCACCTATAAACTGGAGCAGACGATGACCCTGCCACAGCTGAGCAACTATATAAACGAGAAGCGGGCCCGCGGGGCGGATGACATCGAAGTGTACCTCATCGAGAAGTACGAGCGCTTCAGCTATCCGTTCGCCATCATTATCCTGACGGTGATCGGCGTGATCATGAGCGCGCGCAAGGCGCGCGGCGGCGTGGGCTTCCAGATAGCGCTGGGCTTCTTCCTGGCCTTCGTTTTCATTATTTTCGTGATCACAAGCCGAAGCCTAGCACAGGTGGGCGATATTGCGCCGCAGATTGCCGCCTGGATCCCAACCGTTATATTTTCGGGGATCGGCCTGTTGTTATACCGTTACGTGCCGCGTTAA
- a CDS encoding DMT family transporter, which produces MPRFKDFLELHFVIFLWGFTAILGKLISIPAVELVALRTLITALALGLLIYRRGTPFRLGRGTVLRIFSVGFLIAAHWILFFAAARVSSVSICLVGMATCSLWTALLEPLFSKSKVKPHEILLALLIILGLYIIFQHETEFNSMVGIGMAVTSALLASIFTIINSRLAKRFPSTTITCYEMAGACLGTVLFFPIYTAYFVESGTLNFSLTAMDWVYLLVLTLACTVYAYTAGVRLMQRISAYSMNLTVNLEPVYGIVLAWFIFDEGDKLSAGFYYGAGVILLSVFIYPVLDAYTERRNKLKQALPDKVVLGED; this is translated from the coding sequence ATGCCTCGTTTCAAAGATTTCCTGGAGCTCCATTTCGTTATTTTCCTGTGGGGCTTCACCGCCATCCTGGGCAAGCTCATCAGCATCCCGGCCGTGGAACTGGTGGCGTTGCGCACCCTGATCACTGCACTGGCCCTGGGGCTGCTCATATATAGGCGCGGCACCCCGTTCCGTCTCGGCCGAGGCACCGTGCTCCGGATTTTCAGCGTGGGCTTCCTGATTGCGGCGCACTGGATTCTGTTCTTCGCGGCGGCGCGGGTGTCGTCGGTGTCGATATGCCTCGTGGGCATGGCCACCTGCAGCCTCTGGACGGCGCTCCTGGAGCCGCTTTTCTCTAAAAGCAAAGTGAAGCCCCACGAGATTCTGCTGGCCCTGCTCATCATCCTGGGTTTATATATCATCTTCCAGCACGAGACGGAGTTCAACAGCATGGTGGGCATCGGGATGGCGGTGACTTCCGCCCTGCTCGCCTCCATTTTCACCATCATCAACTCCAGGCTGGCAAAGAGGTTTCCCTCCACCACCATCACCTGCTACGAAATGGCGGGCGCCTGCTTGGGCACGGTACTGTTCTTCCCGATATACACGGCGTATTTTGTGGAGAGCGGCACGCTGAACTTCTCGCTGACGGCCATGGACTGGGTGTACCTGCTGGTGCTGACGCTGGCCTGCACGGTGTATGCCTACACGGCGGGCGTGCGCCTGATGCAGCGCATCTCGGCCTACTCCATGAACCTGACCGTGAACCTGGAACCGGTATATGGCATTGTGCTGGCCTGGTTCATCTTCGACGAGGGCGACAAGCTGTCGGCTGGCTTTTACTACGGGGCTGGCGTCATTCTGCTCAGCGTGTTCATATATCCCGTGCTGGACGCGTACACCGAGCGCCGCAACAAGCTAAAGCAGGCCCTTCCAGACAAGGTAGTGCTTGGGGAAGACTAA
- the ispE gene encoding 4-(cytidine 5'-diphospho)-2-C-methyl-D-erythritol kinase — protein sequence MLDFPNAKINLGLYVTSRRPDGFHNLLSCFYPVQWCDALEIVPAPEEKLSMTGLPVPGDPAANLCLRAYRLLRQDHDLPPVHLHLHKVLPMGAGLGGGSSDAAFTLRILNKLFGLNLKAPALENYARQLGSDCAFFIQNKPVVASERGDVFQPASLDLSGYTCVVVYPNIHITTAEAYGSIKPKEPSCTMELLLKQDVRVWKEVLHNDFEDSLFPKYPELPQVKAKLYAAGAAYASMTGSGSALYGLFAGEAPADLVFPKHYLVWKGLL from the coding sequence ATGCTCGATTTCCCCAACGCAAAAATCAACTTAGGTTTATATGTCACCTCCAGGCGGCCCGATGGTTTCCATAACCTCCTGTCGTGCTTTTACCCGGTGCAGTGGTGCGACGCGCTGGAGATAGTGCCCGCCCCGGAAGAGAAACTCTCCATGACAGGGCTGCCCGTGCCCGGCGACCCGGCGGCCAACCTGTGCCTGAGGGCCTACAGGCTGCTGCGGCAGGACCATGACCTGCCCCCCGTACACCTGCACCTGCACAAGGTGCTGCCGATGGGCGCTGGCCTCGGCGGCGGCTCCTCCGATGCCGCATTCACGCTGCGCATCCTCAACAAACTGTTCGGGTTGAACCTGAAGGCCCCGGCATTGGAGAACTACGCCCGCCAACTGGGCAGCGACTGCGCTTTTTTCATACAGAACAAGCCTGTCGTAGCCTCTGAGCGCGGCGATGTGTTCCAGCCTGCCTCGCTGGACCTGAGCGGCTACACGTGCGTGGTGGTATATCCCAACATCCACATCACGACGGCGGAGGCCTACGGCAGCATCAAACCCAAAGAGCCCAGCTGTACCATGGAATTGCTGCTGAAGCAGGATGTGCGGGTGTGGAAAGAGGTGCTGCACAACGACTTCGAGGACTCGCTTTTCCCGAAGTACCCGGAACTGCCCCAGGTGAAAGCCAAGCTGTATGCCGCCGGTGCGGCCTACGCCTCCATGACGGGCTCAGGCTCGGCCCTGTATGGCCTGTTTGCGGGAGAGGCGCCCGCCGACTTAGTCTTCCCCAAGCACTACCTTGTCTGGAAGGGCCTGCTTTAG
- a CDS encoding aminotransferase class I/II-fold pyridoxal phosphate-dependent enzyme, producing MDYRPGRIFLSAPHMGGHEKNYVQKALEDNWVSTAGPNLTGFEHDICQHTNARHAVAVNSGTAALHLALRLLGVKPGDEVLCSTFTFVGSANPVLYMGATPVFVESEVETWNMCPTSLQEAITARQAAGKLPAAIILTHLYGMPAKVKEIIAVADAFGIPVVEDAAEALGSRYGGHQAGTLGRMGAFSFNGNKIITTSGGGALVTEDERLAEQALFLATQAKDQAPFYQHSQMGYSYRLSNVSAGIGRGQMEVLERRVKQRREIFSFYRSQLQHIEELFFLPEPKACFSNRWLTTVLLPPGHRPEAVRLALEGENIETRPLCKPMHLQPLFASYPYYGNNLSARLFERGLCLPSSSSLTEEDLEKVVKHLRRILEVM from the coding sequence ATGGATTACAGGCCAGGACGCATTTTCCTTTCGGCGCCGCACATGGGCGGCCATGAGAAAAATTACGTGCAGAAAGCATTAGAAGACAACTGGGTGTCTACCGCAGGGCCCAACCTAACCGGCTTTGAGCATGACATCTGCCAGCACACCAATGCCCGCCATGCCGTGGCCGTTAACTCCGGCACGGCCGCCCTGCACCTGGCCCTGCGCCTGCTGGGCGTAAAGCCCGGCGACGAGGTGCTTTGCTCTACCTTCACGTTTGTGGGCTCCGCAAACCCTGTTCTATATATGGGGGCCACGCCTGTGTTTGTGGAGAGCGAAGTGGAAACCTGGAACATGTGCCCAACCTCCCTGCAGGAGGCCATTACAGCACGGCAGGCGGCAGGCAAACTCCCAGCAGCCATTATCCTGACGCACCTGTATGGCATGCCGGCCAAAGTGAAGGAGATTATAGCGGTGGCAGACGCGTTTGGCATCCCTGTGGTGGAGGACGCTGCCGAGGCCCTTGGCTCGCGCTACGGCGGCCACCAAGCGGGTACGCTGGGGCGCATGGGAGCCTTCTCTTTCAATGGCAACAAGATCATCACGACCTCCGGCGGCGGCGCCCTGGTCACCGAAGATGAGCGGCTGGCAGAGCAGGCGCTGTTCCTGGCCACGCAGGCCAAAGACCAGGCCCCGTTTTACCAGCACTCGCAGATGGGCTACAGTTACCGCCTCAGCAACGTGAGCGCGGGCATTGGCCGCGGCCAGATGGAGGTGCTGGAAAGGCGCGTGAAACAGCGCCGCGAAATTTTTTCTTTCTACAGAAGTCAGCTACAGCATATCGAGGAGCTGTTTTTTCTGCCGGAGCCCAAGGCCTGTTTCTCCAACCGCTGGCTCACCACCGTGCTGCTGCCCCCGGGCCACCGCCCCGAAGCCGTGCGGCTGGCGCTGGAAGGGGAAAACATCGAGACGCGCCCTCTCTGTAAGCCCATGCACCTGCAGCCGCTGTTCGCATCTTACCCCTATTATGGCAATAACCTGAGCGCCCGCCTTTTTGAGCGGGGCCTCTGCCTGCCCAGCAGCAGCAGCCTGACAGAGGAAGACCTAGAGAAAGTAGTGAAGCACCTGAGGAGAATTCTGGAGGTGATGTAA
- a CDS encoding trans-sulfuration enzyme family protein yields the protein MPHIHPKTTPIYQTSVFTFEDLNALEHYFEQPGQSYMYTRYSNPNSDELAEQVSALEEGAGAVVTSSGMSAILAAMLTLCKAGDHILCAEEIYGGSSSLLSQELTRIGMEVAFVPPASIYNLQDFVQPNTRLLLAETMSNPLLQVLDIKRLARETKRHDIKLVVDNTFATPIITRPLALGADVVVHSVTKYLSGHSDVTAGVVVCRHPDDLQRVKQVMKVYGLNLSPFEGWLAARGLKTLRLRMRQHSSNALALANFLQAHPKVEQVWYPGLEMHPHHALAKEQGQGMFGGMMSFRIKDDREAVNRFMRALRHIPFAPSLAGVSTSISHPLGTSHRSLKPEQQQAMGITAGVIRLSVGIEEPEELIADLEQALKQV from the coding sequence ATGCCGCATATCCATCCTAAAACGACCCCCATCTACCAGACTTCCGTTTTCACCTTCGAGGACCTGAACGCGCTGGAGCATTATTTTGAGCAGCCGGGGCAAAGCTATATGTACACGCGCTATAGCAACCCCAACTCCGATGAACTGGCGGAGCAGGTAAGCGCCTTGGAGGAAGGCGCCGGCGCGGTGGTCACCTCCTCGGGCATGTCGGCTATTCTGGCGGCCATGCTCACGCTGTGCAAGGCCGGTGACCATATATTGTGCGCCGAGGAGATATATGGCGGGTCTTCGTCGCTGCTGTCGCAGGAACTGACGCGCATCGGTATGGAGGTGGCCTTTGTGCCCCCAGCCTCCATCTACAACCTGCAGGATTTTGTGCAGCCCAACACGCGGCTGCTGCTGGCGGAGACGATGAGCAACCCGCTGCTGCAGGTGCTGGACATAAAGCGGCTGGCCCGGGAAACGAAGCGGCACGACATAAAACTAGTGGTGGACAATACCTTTGCCACGCCCATCATCACAAGGCCCTTGGCGCTGGGAGCGGATGTGGTGGTACACAGCGTGACCAAGTACCTCTCCGGGCACAGCGACGTGACGGCGGGGGTAGTGGTGTGTCGCCACCCGGACGACCTGCAGCGCGTGAAGCAGGTCATGAAGGTATATGGCCTGAATCTGAGTCCGTTTGAGGGCTGGCTGGCCGCCCGTGGGCTCAAGACGCTGCGCCTGCGCATGCGGCAGCACAGCAGCAATGCCTTGGCCCTTGCCAATTTCCTGCAGGCGCACCCGAAGGTCGAGCAGGTATGGTATCCGGGCCTGGAGATGCATCCGCACCACGCGCTGGCGAAAGAGCAGGGGCAGGGGATGTTCGGCGGAATGATGAGCTTCCGGATAAAAGACGACAGGGAGGCCGTGAACCGTTTCATGCGGGCGCTGCGGCACATCCCGTTTGCGCCCTCACTGGCTGGAGTGAGCACCTCCATCTCGCATCCGCTCGGCACCTCGCACCGCTCCCTGAAGCCGGAGCAACAGCAGGCCATGGGCATCACGGCAGGCGTTATCCGCCTGTCAGTCGGCATTGAAGAGCCAGAAGAACTGATTGCTGATTTGGAGCAGGCGCTAAAGCAGGTGTAG